The nucleotide sequence CAACATTACTGTGTTGTGCACGATTACTTGGCGGAGCGCGCATTGTGTTGCTTCCACAGCTTTGCCACAGCCTTCATGCGGtcgtggtgcggcagcttctCGAAACGGCAAATATTCTCCTTAACAAACTTGGCGTACGCCGACGGCGAGCGCGAGGTgctcgccttcttctcccttttcgtcTTTGTCTTCCCACTCTTGTGTTTGAAGCTGCcccatgcagcagcacgctTGTCGAGCGCCGCCTTATCGTTCGCACTCAGAGCTTTGTACATCTTGGACGTCATCTTACCGCGATCGGCAACAGCGAGGCCCTTCAGCTTCGGATTGTTCCGCTGCTCAATCATGAACATGGAATACGCGCCGATGGCGAGACGACGAGGAACAAAGCGGAGCATTTTTTCTTGTTTCCGTGCGATGATGTTGTTGGATGAGAGGCGTTTCTAAGGTAAGCGGAGAGAACGATGTAAATTCTAGCGAAGTTGTGAGATGAGTAGACGCTGCCAGAGAGAACAACGGCGTGATTCGGTacggaaaagaaagagaacaacACGAC is from Leishmania panamensis strain MHOM/PA/94/PSC-1 chromosome 35 sequence and encodes:
- a CDS encoding kinetoplast-associated protein, putative (TriTrypDB/GeneDB-style sysID: LpmP.35.5990), translating into MLRFVPRRLAIGAYSMFMIEQRNNPKLKGLAVADRGKMTSKMYKALSANDKAALDKRAAAWGSFKHKSGKTKTKREKKASTSRSPSAYAKFVKENICRFEKLPHHDRMKAVAKLWKQHNARSAK